The following DNA comes from Mycolicibacterium aromaticivorans JS19b1 = JCM 16368.
ATGGGACGTTGCCGCACCCGAGGAGATGGTCCGGGTCCGGCAGGACACCGCGGTTGCGGCGCTGCAGGGCTACGGGCTCAGTGACGACACCCCGGGAGTCGCGGAGGCCGCCGAATTGGCGGGCCTTGCGGCGAAGACGGCGCCGCTGGACGGCCGGCCACTGTTCGCGGCGAACCGGGCACTGCCCTGGCCGGACACCCCACTGGCAGCGCTGTGGCATGCCGCGACGCTGCTACGTGAGCACCGCGGCGACGGCCACATCGCCGTGCTGGTCAGCGAGGGGATCACCGGCCGCGAATCCAACGTCTTCCACGTCGGCGCCGGGGCAGTGCCCGCCGACTTCATCAAACGCAGCCGTGACTACTCCGACGACGAGTGGGACTCGTGCGTTCGTTCGCTGCAGGAGCGCGGATTGCTCACTGCCGCAGGCGCTCTCACCGAAGACGGCCGAGCTGTGAAGGAGCACATCGAAGTGCGCACCGACAGCCTTTCGCTGCCCGCGCTGGCTGCTCTCGACGACGACTCGGTGGAGCGCTTGTTCCGGGCACTGACGCCGATCACGCGGAAGGTCGTTGCCGGAGGTGACCTACCTGCCGTGACGCCGATGGCGCTGCGCCGCGACGAACTCGACGACGACAGCCCACACCTCTAGCCTGTCCCCGGTCAGAGGTTACGGTTCCACTCCACCCAGCCTGCCCCGGTCCGCCCGTCGGCCGTTTCGACGGTGACCCAGGCCCGCGGGAAGAAGCTGACC
Coding sequences within:
- a CDS encoding SCO6745 family protein — protein: MSRTPALARRFFDRYEPVHGITYFAPGVRSAFDAMGFVGFWRGYFAGRSAPLGQVPVELVTATFYNFSTERVAKAIPAIWDVAAPEEMVRVRQDTAVAALQGYGLSDDTPGVAEAAELAGLAAKTAPLDGRPLFAANRALPWPDTPLAALWHAATLLREHRGDGHIAVLVSEGITGRESNVFHVGAGAVPADFIKRSRDYSDDEWDSCVRSLQERGLLTAAGALTEDGRAVKEHIEVRTDSLSLPALAALDDDSVERLFRALTPITRKVVAGGDLPAVTPMALRRDELDDDSPHL